CATCATTATACCCCCGACCGAAGGACGAGGGGCGGATCGAGGTAAGTATCTGAAATGGGAGACAAGCTGGATGATTTCGTCAATAAACTGCAGGATCAAATTTTCGAAGAAACCCGAACGGCTTATGGAGAGTTGGGGTTTCGGCGCTGGCGCGAACCCAAATACCAAGGGGCCATGGACGATGCCGACGCCCATGGCCGCATGACCGGCACATGCGGCGACACCATGCAGATTTTCCTGAAGTTTGAAAAGGGGCGGGTCAAGGAAGCCTCCTTTCTCACCGATGGATGCGGATCGAGCACGGTATGCGGATCGCTGGCCGCGGAACTCGCCTTGAACAAGACGCCGGAAGAACTGACCGACATTACCGGTGAACACATCCTGTCCATTCTGGGCGTATTTCCCGAAGAAGATCAGCATTGCGCCTTCCTGGCCTCGTCCACGGTACAGGAAGCCCTGGATGATTACATGAAAAAGCAGGCCGTCAGAAAATAAGGAGTTCCAGATCATGAAGATTTCCGTTTGCGGGAAGGGAGGCAGCGGCAAAAGTACCGTCACGACGCTGCTGGCCAAGCAGGCCCTTCGACGACAGCTGGCCGTACTGGTCGTCGATGCGGACGATTCCAATGCCGGGCTATACAGAATGCTCGGTTTCGACACTCCCCCGGCGCCTCTGATGGATCTGGTGGGCGGCAAGGCCGGCATCAAGCAAAAAATGGGCAAAGGGTCGCTCATGACCCAGTCCCAGATTCGTCCGGAAGACATCGCCCCCGAGTTTATCCGCAAGCACGACGGGCTCATGCTGGTGGGTATCGGAAAAATCCTGCAGGCGCTCGAAGGCTGCGCCTGCCCGATGGGCGTATTGAACCGGGAGTTCCTCAAAAAGCTGACCTTGGACAAGAATGAAATCGCCATCGTCGACATGGAAGCCGGCGTCGAGCATTTCGGCCGCGGCATCGACGAGAACCTCGACTGGATCCTGGTGGTGGTCGAACCCTCGTTCGACTCGCTGAACCTGGCCGCCAGAATCAAGACGTTGGCCGCGGGGATGAACAAGAAGGTGGCCGCCGTGCTGAACAAGACCCCCTCCCAGGACGTGTCTTTAAAGATGAGGGAGGCCCTTGCCAAACACGGATTGGTCATCGCCGGGATCTTCCCCCAGGACCGCCTGGTATTTGATGCCTGTTTCAATGGAACTGTTCCGGACCGCGGTGAGGCTTTCGAAATGGCCGGCCAGGTGCTGGATCTGCTTTTGACCCAATAGCAACACCATCAGCCCCGGGAGGCCTCCCAATGTGTTTGAGCACGGTTTTCCTCAATGCGGGCGACACATCCACGGAAGTCATGAAAGATGTGGCGCACATTGAAGCCGACAAGGACGGCTACTGGTTGTTCAACCTGTTTGGCGAAAAAAAATTCGTCGAGGGATCGATTCAAAGCGTGGACCTCGTGGACGAGCACCTCATCGTGCTCCATTCGCACAAACCGGCCTGATCGCTTTCAGCCTCTCATCCGAAAAAAGAGCGACACCCCGAATTTCATGAAGATTCTCGACCAATTGATCGACAGTTTGAATATGGATGCCCCGGTTAAAGATATCTGCCAGGGCGTATTCGACACCGCCGTGCTGACCCGTCATTGCGGCCTGGCCGCCACCCTGCCGCGCGATGCGCTGCGGCAATCCCCGCCGCTGGTGGTCGATGCCGGCGAGTTATCCCGGCAAACGGCGCGGCAGCTGGTTGGATTG
This Desulfatitalea tepidiphila DNA region includes the following protein-coding sequences:
- a CDS encoding iron-sulfur cluster assembly scaffold protein is translated as MGDKLDDFVNKLQDQIFEETRTAYGELGFRRWREPKYQGAMDDADAHGRMTGTCGDTMQIFLKFEKGRVKEASFLTDGCGSSTVCGSLAAELALNKTPEELTDITGEHILSILGVFPEEDQHCAFLASSTVQEALDDYMKKQAVRK
- a CDS encoding nucleotide-binding protein: MKISVCGKGGSGKSTVTTLLAKQALRRQLAVLVVDADDSNAGLYRMLGFDTPPAPLMDLVGGKAGIKQKMGKGSLMTQSQIRPEDIAPEFIRKHDGLMLVGIGKILQALEGCACPMGVLNREFLKKLTLDKNEIAIVDMEAGVEHFGRGIDENLDWILVVVEPSFDSLNLAARIKTLAAGMNKKVAAVLNKTPSQDVSLKMREALAKHGLVIAGIFPQDRLVFDACFNGTVPDRGEAFEMAGQVLDLLLTQ
- a CDS encoding CooT family nickel-binding protein, encoding MCLSTVFLNAGDTSTEVMKDVAHIEADKDGYWLFNLFGEKKFVEGSIQSVDLVDEHLIVLHSHKPA